A portion of the Verrucomicrobiia bacterium genome contains these proteins:
- the pgeF gene encoding peptidoglycan editing factor PgeF, with protein MMIKSGGIYQLDCFDGVTLGFSGREFDLNRRDEFLKGLSIAAEDLVLLRQVHSANLVLVTAEKKPGRDCPADGMLTRVPGIALGILTADCVPIFFWDPARKAVGIAHAGWRGVYQGIAKKTVQAFRQNFLSRSEDIRVAIGPAIRKCCYEVGHEFEDFFPEFYARPKEEGHNGVMDLVAAVRNDLLAEGITGGHIHDTGLCTACQNEEFYSYRREKETPERILSVICLRPAS; from the coding sequence ATGATGATCAAGAGCGGGGGAATCTACCAGCTCGATTGTTTCGATGGGGTCACGCTCGGTTTTTCCGGACGCGAATTTGATCTGAACCGCAGGGACGAATTTCTCAAAGGACTCAGCATCGCCGCCGAAGACCTTGTCCTGCTTCGGCAGGTGCACAGCGCCAACCTGGTGCTCGTTACCGCGGAAAAAAAACCCGGCCGCGATTGCCCCGCCGACGGCATGCTGACCCGCGTTCCCGGCATCGCGCTTGGAATTCTCACCGCCGATTGCGTCCCGATTTTTTTCTGGGACCCGGCCAGAAAAGCTGTCGGCATCGCGCACGCGGGATGGCGCGGCGTGTATCAGGGCATTGCCAAGAAAACCGTCCAGGCTTTCCGCCAGAATTTTCTATCCCGGTCCGAAGACATCCGCGTGGCCATCGGTCCCGCCATCCGCAAATGCTGCTACGAAGTCGGGCATGAGTTCGAAGATTTCTTTCCGGAGTTTTACGCGCGCCCGAAGGAAGAGGGGCATAACGGCGTCATGGATCTTGTGGCCGCCGTGCGAAATGACCTGCTGGCCGAAGGCATCACCGGTGGGCATATCCACGATACGGGCCTTTGTACTGCCTGCCAGAACGAGGAGTTTTATTCCTACCGCCGGGAAAAGGAAACCCCGGAGAGGATTCTTTCCGTCATCTGCCTGCGGCCCGCGTCCTGA